The following are encoded together in the Lathyrus oleraceus cultivar Zhongwan6 chromosome 3, CAAS_Psat_ZW6_1.0, whole genome shotgun sequence genome:
- the LOC127125629 gene encoding uncharacterized protein LOC127125629, whose protein sequence is MSSTVEANGRTVGGTEYSWCKAIRGGTGIAVLSLLLTKPIDISRFQTSLHKLQNSHPILRSKLHQSNTTDTSFSFLTSPTPFIKIESHSLNATSEILNNNKYDTVSVSPLQKILEHELNRNAWREQDRSTTGSDMLFATVYAMPDAKTSVVVMRLHVAACDRTTAVSLLRELLVLMTEDEKETNGVEIENVVPLAIEDLVPGRKAKKNIWARGLDVLSYSVNSFRFTNLKFNDTKNAKFSQVVRMELNQNDTKRFLDGCKQSKIKVCGAISAAGLMAAHSNKNSCKKYGIITLTDCRSTLDPPLSTHHFGFYHAAILNNHVMKGGESLWELAKRTYGAFSSSKNNDKHFSDMADMNFLMCKAIENPGLTSSSRTSIMSVFEDTVVDDGGEMQREDGVDDYMGCASVHGLGPSMAIFDTIRDGKLDCVCVYPAPLHSREQMQELINKMKAILIEGGKTYEEY, encoded by the exons ATGTCGTCGACGGTTGAAGCAAACGGTCGAACAGTTGGTGGCACTGAATATAGCTGGTGCAAAGCTATTCGCGGCGGCACCGGCATTGCAGTTCTATCACTCCTCCTCACAAAACCCATCGACATTTCCCGTTTCCAAACGTCCCTCCACAAACTACAAAATTCCCATCCCATCCTCCGATCAAAACTCCACCAGTCGAACACAACAGACACATCATTCTCCTTCCTCACCTCTCCCACTCCCTTCATCAAAATCGAATCCCACAGCCTCAACGCCACCTCCGAGATTCTCAATAACAACAAATACGACACCGTTTCCGTTTCACCGTTACAAAAAATCCTCGAACACGAACTCAACCGTAACGCGTGGCGAGAGCAAGACCGTAGCACCACCGGCTCCGACATGCTGTTTGCGACGGTTTACGCTATGCCTGATGCGAAAACTTCGGTGGTGGTTATGAGGCTTCATGTGGCAGCGTGTGACAGAACAACCGCGGTGTCGCTTTTAAGAGAGTTGCTTGTGCTGATGACGGAAGATGAAAAAGAGACGAACGGTGTTGAGATTGAGAATGTTGTTCCTTTGGCGATCGAGGATCTTGTTCCTGGTCGGAAAGCGAAGAAGAATATTTGGGCGCGTGGACTGGACGTGCTTAGTTACTCTGTTAATTCGTTTAGGTTTACTAATTTGAAATTTAATGATACAAAGAATGCTAAGTTTTCACAAGTGGTTAGAATGGAACTGAATCAAAATGATACAAAGAGGTTTTTAGAT GGTTGTAAGCAGAGTAAGATTAAAGTCTGTGGAGCAATATCAGCCGCAGGATTAATGGCAGCACATAGTAACAAGAATAGTTGTAAGAAGTACGGGATTATTACCCTCACCGACTGCCGGTCCACGCTTGACCCACCTCTCTCAACTCACCATTTTG GGTTTTATCATGCTGCCATCCTGAACAACCATGTGATGAAAGGTGGTGAAAGTCTTTGGGAACTAGCCAAGAGGACTTATGGAGCATTTTCCAGCTCTAAGAACAATGACAAGCATTTTTCAGATATGGCTGACATGAACTTTCTCATGTGCAAGGCCATAGAGAATCCTGGTTTGACATCATCGTCAAGAACATCGATAATGTCGGTGTTCGAGGACACGGTGGTTGACGACGGTGGCGAGATGCAACGAGAGGATGGGGTTGATGACTACATGGGGTGTGCTTCGGTTCATGGTTTGGGACCGTCTATGGCTATTTTTGACACCATAAGAGATGGAAAGCTGGATTGTGTGTGCGTGTATCCAGCGCCGTTGCATTCTAGGGAGCAAATGCAAGAGCTTATTAACAAGATGAAGGCTATTCTCATTGAAGGTGGAAAAACATACGAGGAATATTGA